The nucleotide sequence aagtgcagagctagatggcagttccttacctcccctcgtagttgagggaaaaatcttggttctttgatctttcaagttcttcatagtgataagcagatataaatcccaagtgactcaaagaatagagctatgttccccagcaacagcgccagaaaatggtcttgataacccacaagtataggggatcgcaacagttttcgagggtagagtattcaacccaaatttattgattcaacacaaggggagtcaaagaatattctcaagtattagcagttgagttgtcaattcaaccacacctggaaacttaatatctgcagcaaagtgtttagtagcaaagtaatatgatagtagtggtaacgatagcaaaagtaatattttggggttttgtagtgattataacagtagcaacagaaaagtaaataagcgaaaaacaatatatgaaaaactcgtacgcaatggatcggtgatggagaattatgcctgatgcgattattcatgcaacagttataacatagggtgacacaaaactagctccaattcatcaatgtaatgtaggcatgtattccgaatatagtcatacgtgcttatgaaaaagaacttgcatgacatcttttgtcctaccctcccatggcagcggggtcctaatggaaactaagggatattaaggcctccttttaatagagtaccggaccaaagcattaacacatagtgaatacatgaactcctcaaactgcggcCATCATcggtagtggtcccgattattgtcacttcggggttaatggatcataacacataataggtgactatagacttgcaagataggatcaagaactcacatatattcatgaaaacataataggttcagatctgaaatcatggcactcgggccctagtgacaagcattaagcatagtaaagtcatagcaacatcaatctcagaacatagtgcatactagggatcaaaccctaacaaaactaactcgattacatgataaatctcatccaacccatcaccatccagcaagcctacgatggaactactcacgcacgacggtgagcatcatgaaaatggtgatggaggaaggttgatgatgacgatgacgacggattcccctctccggagccccgaacggactccagatcagccctcccgagagagtttagggcttggcggcggctccatatcgtaaaacacgatgaatccttctctgtgatttttttctccccgaacatgaatatatggagttggagttgacgtcggtggagcgtcaggggggccacgaggcagggggcatgccccccaccctcgtggacagggtgtgggccccctgacgtggattcttcttccagaattatatatatatattccaaaaataatctccattgattttcaggtcattccgagaacttttatttctgcacaaaaataacaccatggcgattctgctgaaaacaacgtcagtccggattggttccattcaaatcatgcaagttagagtacaaaacaagggcaaaagtgtttgcaaaagtagatacgatggagacgtatcagtgcccctCCCACCACTGCATCAATGAAATTCTTTGGCTTATCTTTATGTTAACCACAATGGGATTACACCAAAAAGGAGTAACCCACCGCTAGCCCCCATGCTTTCCACAACCTCCACCCAGTCCATTTTAAACTTTCTCATCAGTTTGATTGCCCTATCTGTGTTCAGATGTGTCTCGGACAAGAAGACGACATCAGGCCCCCATTGCTTCTGGATATCCAGAAGAGCTCTTTCTGCCGCGACACTGGCCACACCGCGGCAGTTCCAACTTAGTGTTTTCATTGTGCCTGGCGATCCTCCTCGAGGGAGGTCGCCGATTGCTATGCTGCTCTGTCCTCTGACACACTCGGGTCAGCCCTCTGCCTCTTAGGATCATGTATTTTCTACGGGGTGTTTAGTAAACTCTTATCCACAGGTTCAGCTTCTTTACTCTCAATAAGGTTTACTTTGTCGGTCACAAACCCGGGTGGAGGATTTACCAGGCCTGCAGGTCTCTCAAAAACAGTACCATCCCGACCGACTAGGTGTTTACGTGCTAGTGGCACCATTGCACCAAAATTATTATCAAACCTCGGGTCGATTATCATGTCGTTATTTTCTTCTAGATTCAGGTCTCCCTTCTTGCCTCTTCCCCCATCAGTGCATCCACCTCTGTCCGCTCTTCCTCCTCCGCGGCCAGGGCCATTGCCATTCCCACTGTTTAACTAAGCATCAAAATTCACCAATAGTCATTCACCCCATTCACATTCCTCTTCCTCGTGTATACCATTACCACACTCCAAAACTGTATGTCCCATGAGATCGCAGAAATCACAGGACTCAGGAAGTTTTTCGTACTCCACTAGATACTTCTTCCTCTCCTTCAAGGCTAACGAAACAAAACGCACCAGCGGGGTATCTAGCTTCACAAATACCCGAACCCGAAGGTACTTCCTAGGATTAATCCTGCCTTCATTCACTATCACGTTGAACGAGGGGTTCCCTACTTTCGTTGCTGTTTTCTCTGCAATTTCTTTCTTCTTCATCAATCCATCTGGCAGTCCAACGATCCTAGCCCACACTGGTATTCTGTCGAGCTTGTATTCATGGACATTTGTTATGCCATCATATTCCTCCAGGACCACTGCAGTGTTCCGGAACAGCCACGGGCCATTGTTCATCACCCGGTTCCAGTCCCCCAGGCACATGAATTGTGCCAAGAAGAGGTCATCATCCTTCGGTTTGAAAATCACCCCTTGGGTCGGCGCCCAACCATTGCGTAGCGATTGGAACAACGCCGTGTGGCTAAATGGTCTCTGGGTATGAACCCTAAAGATCGCTATCCACCTTGTTTCCTCAATCAGCCCTTCGACCTCACCAGAGATATcaaggtcctcctcctcctccccatggAGGTTCAACCCATAAAAACGGTCCTCCAAATTGCAATCCCTATCACGGGAGCCCCCTGCTCCGCCACTGCCAGACGTCTTCTTCATCGAGGGCATGTTTGCCGCCTTACCAACCATGAGCCATCACTCCTAGGTAGCTTTGGTGTGGTTGATTACGTAAGGATCGGTCCGAAGATCAATCCAATGTGAGAAATCGGGTGGAAGTTGGTGTAGATCGAGTAAACTTTGGGAACCCTAGTGCGCCGTCCGGGAAAGTTTGGGAACCCTAGCGTTGCCAGGGGAGTAGCGAGATTTCTTCATcgattttttttgaaaccctagcaaATCACAGTGTTTGATTTGTTGATTACAGATTAGAAATAATAGCACCAACCACCCgtcaaaaaaggaaataaaaaagaagTAGCACCAACCACGTAAAAAAACGTGCCAACTGTTTGTTCCAAAAAGTATAGGATTGGATTAAAAATTGCGCCAATCCGTCGAGCTGCCGGATTCAGCTGTGCCCGCTCGATATTCTTAGGAAAAAAACTGTGCCCGCCCGATCGTGCCCTAGTTTTCGATCCAACTTCCCCCGATCttcgccgccctagtttccgatCCCAACTTTCCCCGATCTCGATTCTCGATCTCGAGCTTGCGCGCACTTGGGCGAACATGGCAGCGATCATGGCGGCGCGCGGGCAGGGTCTGGAGCAAGATTTCGATTTCTTCGTGGTGGTCGACTTCGAGGCGACGTGCGTGAAAGACGGGCGGATCTTCCCGCAGGAAATCATCGAGTTCCCCGCGGTGCTCGTCGACGGCGCCACCGGCCGCATCGAGTCCGCGTTTCGCAGGTACGTTCGTCCTAAACATCACTCTGTGCTGACCGAATTTTGCAGGGAGCTCACCGGCATCCGGCAGGAGGACGTCGACGGCGGCGTGGAACTCGGCGACGCGCTCTGGCTGCACGATTCTTGGCTGAAGGCGACAACGGCGGGAGCAGGGAACAAGAGAGGCGTCCGCTTGGCCGTCGTGACCTGGGGAGACTGGGATTGCCGGACCATGCTCGAGTTCGAGTGCCGCTTCAAGGGCATCGAGAAGCCCTCCTACTTCGATCGCTGGATCAACCTGAGGGTCCCCTTCCAGGCGGCGCTCGGCGGCGGAGGGCGGGTCAACCTGCAGGAGGCGGTCCGGGCGGCGGGGCTGGACTGGGAGGGCCGCCTGCACTGCGGGCTGGACGATGCGCTCAACACGGCGCGGCTGCTTGCTGAGATCATGCGGCGCGGGGTCAAGATCACCATCACCGGCtcgctggcgccgccgccgccgatccagcAGAAGCAGCAGCCTGGCGCAAACCCTTGCGGTGGCTCACCGGCGCTGGCGCCGCCACCAATCCAGCAGCAGCCGCCTCGCACAGGCCCTTGCAGTGGCACATTTGCGCtggtgccggcgccggcgccgatcCAGCAGAAGCAGCAGCCGCCGCAGCCTCACATAATCAGCCCCTGCGGTGGCTCCTCCGCGTGCTTCTCGTACTGCGGGGTGGCGACCAGAGGAGCCATGGAGCCAGGGCCGATGCGGTCTGGATGCGCCAACTGGACGCCGGCCATGGGACCTTACTTCCTGTGGAGCAACTGAACCAACGATCCATGAGACTGGGATTCAGAATCCAGTGTCGCTCAGCTGCTAGTGTTGATCGTCCTAGCCATCAGAATCAGAGTGTAGCTCAGCTGATTCTACTATACTCCTAGTCTAGGTGTGATTGTTCACTGAAATCGAACGTCACAATGGAGCTATTCTCTTGATGTAATTGGTGTCTGAATTATTAGTATCAATACAAATTTCGTTTTAGTTATTACTACTGTTAATACAAGATTTGTTTTACCTTCTTTGTGGGTTTCTTCAGTACTGAGCAACGGGCCAACGATTGACTTGTTAGTGACATTGATAAATTTCTGAAGAAGGCTACAATTCCAATCGACAATGCAAACGGAAATTCGTTCTCTAATGAAGCCCCCTGCTCTGCCGAGGAGCGACCGATGCCGAGGAGAGGGATGGTCTATCTCCCAAGGCACATTCATCAGCATCGAACAAGGCGGTGTTAGAACCTTATATCAAGATTTGAAAAATAAAACAGCCAACTGTAGATTTCTGAGATAAGAACTActactccgtcccataatataggacgtttttgcaagctaactTAGCTtgtaaaaacgtcttatattatgagacggagggagtaataatttgCTGTACATATTTAGCACTTGGTGCTGGAAGTCCTGGTGGTACAGTTAAAAGCCGAAGTTGTAATAGTATGGCACTTCTGTTGTCCAGAAATTGAACAGTTTTGGAAGCTAGTTCCTTTTATCCACTTTTAGTTCCTCTTGAGTTTGAGCTCCTTGAGGCATGCTTGGTTCATTGTCCCCTGTTGTGAAAAAAATAAACTCTGGAGAAAATAGGCATGACTTCCATGGTATTTTCAGCGACATAAACCTGATCGATTTTGAATCTGGTTTGTTTCTCTGATAGAATTATTGGTGTCCGAAATCCAGCTGCTAACAGAGATTTCCTGTCCATCCAGCATGTTCAGGAGCTGTTGCTTGTATTGCATCGCTCATTTTTCAGAACAAAGAAGAGAAATTTCCAGTTGAAGTATTTATTTTCCTCTAATGCCACATGTGTGAGTTATGCATGATTAGGGCCTACAATACATATTCTTGATGTAATTGGTGTCTGAATTATTAGCATAAACAATATTAATTTcgttttaattattactactattaATAGAAGATTTGTTTTACCTTCTCTGTGGATTTCTTCAGTACTGAGCAACAGGTCAACGATCGACTTGCCAGTGACATTGATAAATTTCTGAAGAAGCTACTATTCCAATCGACAATGCAAATGGAAATTCGTCCTCCGATGAAGCCCCCTGCTCTGCCGAGGGGTGACCGATGACGAGGAGAGGGATGGTCTCTCTCCAAGCCACATTCGTCAGCATCAAACAAGGCGGCGTTAGATATGACCATCGTAGTGGCAACCTTATGTCAAGATTGAAAAATGAAACAGCCAACTGTAGATTTCTGAGATAAGAGCTGATTCAAATAATTTGCTGTACATATTTACAGTATAAAACCGAAGTTGGTGTAATTTTGTTGTCCAGAAATTGAACAGTTTTGGAAGTTCCTTTCTTCTATCCACTTTCAGTTCCCTGAGTTTGAGCCTTTTGAGGCTTGCTTGGTTCATTGTTCCCTGTTGTgaaaaaaaaaaaattccagaggaAAATAGGTATTGTAACTTTCATCATATTTTCAGCGACATAAACCCGAGCTATTTGAATCTGGTTTGCTGCTCTGATAGAATTATTGGCGTCCAAAATCCAGCTGCTGACAGAGACTTCTTGTCCATCTAGCATGTTCAGGAGCTGTTGTTTGCGTTGCATCACTCATTTTTCAGAACAAACAAGAGAAATTTCCAGCTGGAGTATTTATTTCCTTTAATGCCACATGTGCGAGTTGTGCATGATTAGGGCCTACATGGATAAATGGATGGTGGTGCAgttgggggaagatgaaggccgccgtttTCAGATGACACCTCAGCTCATAGACAAGAGAATACGGGAGTAGAACAAATGATTTCTGCAGTTTTAATACCATAATTAATACCAGTATATGTGCTCTGAGGCGTTCCACGTAGAATGTTTGCAGCAGAACCTAAGATAAATTGTACCGGTGTAGATATCTGTTGATAAAAATGGCTTTGCGAGGAGTGTAGCTATTGACCGCCACTTTACAGCACAAAAAAAATCTAAGATTCGATGAGGAGCTAGTCAGCTAGCACATGCGAGGCAGAAGCTTCAATCAAACTGGAATAAGCATGAGAACACAACAACCAACCCACTGGGAAGTTTTCTTCCATTTTTCCTTCTCGAGTCGTCTACAATTTTAATATCACAGGTCACATACATGTTTGACACACAACAGCAACAACAAAATAAATCAGGTGTATGCATAGGCCTGGCTAGCAACCCAAACAACTGACATTGAAGGCAGACATTGGCGTCTCCTGAAGTTCAGTCTAGCCAGAAAGGTTCTGGCATCCGACATCTTCCTGACGAACTTCGTAAGCCGGTTCCAGTTGTGTGACTCGAACAGGCTCTTGTTCATCCTGACATAGTTGAAGGAGAAAGACGCGCCCGAGGTGCCGCCCGAGTAGCGCCTCGAGCTTCTGACGACCTGGCTCAGTGACGCGTCGTCCAGCCTCTCCACGGAGTTCTCACCATTGAGAGGTAGGTTCCATACCTTAGCGGCAGCCATCAGTTGCCGGAGAGTGCCTTCGGGGCTGCTCTGAGGACCGCTTCTCTCCTCGTCCCTCAGGTCGAAACAGCCGCAGCACAGGGCAGCTCTGTGTCGAGAGAACATTTGGGCGACGGGGAGATAGCCGTCTCTTAGCAATGTGTTGTAGTAGCCGGCTGTCAGCTCGGATGGGTGTGAACATGTGTAGTAGTGCCAATGTATGACGGAAACCTTCCCCGAGATGGTCACGCCGGTGCCAGAAAAGACGGCGTCAGCGACCGCGCATAACCTCTCTCCATGGAGAAGAAGCATTCCGGAATACCACTCGAGGAAAAATCGGCCATAAGGTGTATTCCAGCATCCTCCATCGGCACGGAAAAAGTTTGTCTCTTCAGGGTTCTGCCGCGAGCCATCTATGCCAGCTGGACCACCACCTCCCCACTCTTGAACCCCAAGAATCCGCGCATGAGCACTCAATGATGCTTGCATGAACTGTCCAAGTACATCAGAGCAAAGTGATCAGAAGTTCAGAACACTTATCTTTTCATGCTAGCCCTTTTCAGAAAAGCCATATGCTAGCAAAATAACGATAAGACAAAGGAGATTGTCATCTCATAACAGAAAGCCATTTTTGGTAACCTAAGAAAATGCATGTGCACTTTTATTTTTTTAATCTAGTTCAGTAGTTCCTCAAAAACCAAacgaggtactccctccatcctataatataagagcgtttttaacactacactaatgTAAAAgaagctcttatattatgggacggagggagtaagtaaTTAGCATGTGGCCATTGCTTTGGCTTCAGATCATGAGCTTACAAACTGAAGCCGAGGCCAAAACGACACCTCAGTCTTGCGGTCTTGGCCCTGTTGATTGTTGAATAAACTAAAGCCATCGTACACACAGAAGTCTGATATAAGCTGAAATGCGTACCAAGTGCATTTTAAGACTTTAAGTTCGAGCTCACGTATAAGTTTGCTCACTAACAAATTATAGCTGATTTAAACAGGAAGTGTATAAACCTGTGTCATACACTAGGGCTTGTACTTGCGAGAAATCATCATATACGCCCACAAAAAAATGAATGTTTACCGAAAATGTAAAAAAATCAATATCAAAGTGATAAGATCAGGCATCTTCTTTCACTGTATACCTTGTCATAACATTGAAATTCCCCAAGTTCAGATGAGCTGCCTGGCTGATTTAGCTTCTCGGTTGGGCATGATGGATACCTAAGCTCACCTCCTGGGCCCATTCCAACTTGAACTTCCTGAAAAGCAATAAATACAAGGGGCTTACAACCTCTTGCTGGTGTAAAATTAGCATGATACACTTAAATATAAAGGAGAGCACAAACCGTCACTATGGCCCCAAGGTACTCCTTGAAATTGTCGCGGAAGCTCCTCATGAAGTCAGCATAAGCTTGCATAGGTGATCTCCCCTTCAGAAGTGGAAGAATGTCACATCCCAATGAGATgtattccttgtttctcttttcataTCTATCAGTATATGACAGATCTGGCATCTTCTCCATCTCCTCAAGCACCCATTGTGGAAGAGGGACCCTGTGGTAGGTATTTTTTTTTCTCAAAAACAGCAGAAATGGGAAATCTTGTGCATAAATGCAATTGTCAGCATATTCTCACTTGTCACTGGCAGCAAAAAGAATGGTTGCATATTGCAAGATTAAAGGACTAAACTGAAAGGCAATATAGCGAACGTCGCAGGGTGTAAAAATAATCAATTCATTTTAATGAGTGAATTCTGACACAATTACTTGTGGCTACGTAGTTCATACAGATTTATTTAGTATATTATGCTGAATAAATGCTCCAAGTTCAATACTACCACCAGTATCGGTCGATCGTGAGGAGtgtgtaattgctgacgcatttaGCATGCTGGAAACCATTATTTTCTGCCACGTTTCACTAATTAAAGCAGTTGGGGAGAGGCATCACTAAATGTCACACCCTTTGTTTTAACAGTTGATGTACAGCGGTCATACACCAAGACCAAGTAACATCCAGTTTTACCATTTTGGAAGGCGTGTATCAATTTGGGATGGACCCACATTTTCGTATGACAACCTGGGCCAAGAATTATGTTGAATGAGTAAACGGTCCCTAAGAATTCTTCAGACGCTCACAGTCGTTATGACGGAATGATAGATGACTGTGATGCAGGGGGGCATATATAGTAAGACTTGACCATCAAAGGTAGCTCAAATGTAATGTACAAATCTCTTATTCAAATAGACAGGAAACAAGAGCTAGGATGGCTTTCAGTAATTCCTAGTGTAAATAAAACAGATCCTCTGTGACCCATCATAATCATTGTTATTGTAGCAATCATTATCATCATTATAGGCACGAAGATGAACTCATTTTGTTTTAAGATTTTAGTCACCTTGAGTGTAAATCTTTAAGTTTCATACTTCATTTTGCTCCTTTGTCACCATGCTGTGCAGACTGGTGGGAGCCCCAGGAGCAGCAGAGCTAGAAAATGAAGGAGCAGGAGCAGTCAATGGAGCAAAAGCAATCAAGGAAGATGATTAGGAAAGAGTCCAGAAGAGGACATACTAATATTTGAGTCCATGCATGCTCGGAGTCCATATTAGGGCGTTCTTGTATTAAGAGGCAAGTCAAGGTAATCTATGGACAGTGTTGTGTTGGACAGGGCGGACCTATGGAAGCTAGCAGGAACTGCTACTGCACGTGTGGCCTACCGACCAGTGGGGAGGTGTTTAGATTAGCTTACCATAA is from Triticum aestivum cultivar Chinese Spring chromosome 3A, IWGSC CS RefSeq v2.1, whole genome shotgun sequence and encodes:
- the LOC123060842 gene encoding ERI1 exoribonuclease 2; translated protein: MAAIMAARGQGLEQDFDFFVVVDFEATCVKDGRIFPQEIIEFPAVLVDGATGRIESAFRRYVRPKHHSVLTEFCRELTGIRQEDVDGGVELGDALWLHDSWLKATTAGAGNKRGVRLAVVTWGDWDCRTMLEFECRFKGIEKPSYFDRWINLRVPFQAALGGGGRVNLQEAVRAAGLDWEGRLHCGLDDALNTARLLAEIMRRGVKITITGSLAPPPPIQQKQQPGANPCGGSPALAPPPIQQQPPRTGPCSGTFALVPAPAPIQQKQQPPQPHIISPCGGSSACFSYCGVATRGAMEPGPMRSGCANWTPAMGPYFLWSN
- the LOC123060843 gene encoding beta-amylase 1, chloroplastic; this translates as MAAINAPLHPPLAVFAAAPCHGVRFRRAPLIRTAASSSSSSPSFSSSSSSSYGGGGGGAGGGGEIHYVSPPPPPSTPSGAPVYVTLPVDAVGAGGRVARRRAMAASLAALASAGVTGVAVELWWGVVERGGPREYDWAGYLDLAAMARRCGLRVRAILAFHQCGAGPQDSFWVPLPQWVLEEMEKMPDLSYTDRYEKRNKEYISLGCDILPLLKGRSPMQAYADFMRSFRDNFKEYLGAIVTEVQVGMGPGGELRYPSCPTEKLNQPGSSSELGEFQCYDKFMQASLSAHARILGVQEWGGGGPAGIDGSRQNPEETNFFRADGGCWNTPYGRFFLEWYSGMLLLHGERLCAVADAVFSGTGVTISGKVSVIHWHYYTCSHPSELTAGYYNTLLRDGYLPVAQMFSRHRAALCCGCFDLRDEERSGPQSSPEGTLRQLMAAAKVWNLPLNGENSVERLDDASLSQVVRSSRRYSGGTSGASFSFNYVRMNKSLFESHNWNRLTKFVRKMSDARTFLARLNFRRRQCLPSMSVVWVASQAYAYT